One Oligoflexus sp. genomic window, AGGTTCGCGTTTACGATGCGAACACGACCCGCTCGATTCCCGTGACCGTGGAGCGCGACGAGATCGTGTTCCAGGCTCGTGATTACAAGGCTCTGCGTGACGTCCTCGTGGTGTACCCAGCTGGTGGTGAAGATGCCCGGACCATCGACCTCGGTCGCACGGTTCTGGAAAATAGCGTGAAGATCAAAGGTCTGAAGTCCGGTGCCTGTGATGGCAACCTCTTCACGATCTCGGGCACGGCCCTTGACCTGAAGGACTGTAAGTTCCAGGCCAACGAAGGCGTCCTGATCGAGTTCACCTATGCTGCGGACCATACCAACAGCTTCGATCTGGGTGACCTGGAACTCGACCTTTCGCAGTATCGCTGGAAAGTGGCTGTGAACGGTGTGGAAACCTCGACTTATACCATCAATGACAACGAGCTGGTCTTCCCGGACCTGCCGATGAATGCCAAGGTGGATGTGAGTCTCTACAAGGTTACCCACTAAGCTTAGAGGTTTAAAAGGTGGGAAGACTCTGGAAGGGAATAACCTTCTGGTTGAATAGAGAGGCAGGTTGAGGCCTCTCGGATTAAAAAGGAGGTCAGATGACCTCCTTCTTTTTTTCGTGATCCAAAAGCACGCGTTTGATGATCTGCAGCAGTTCGTCGCCTTTGAAGGGTTTGATCAACCAACCATTCACGCCCAGTTCCTTGGCCCTTTTGATCATCGCATTGTCCCCCTGCTGGGTGAGCACGATGATGGGGCCGGTGAATCGCCGGTCCTCCCGCAGGATGCGCGAGAGTTCCAGTCCTTCCAGATTCGGCATGTGAATGTCGGTGAGCACCATGCGCACCCTGTCCTGATTGGCATCAAAAAGAGCCAGAGCTTCCAGGCCATCTTCGGCCGGCAAAACATCGAGTTCGGGCAGTTTTAGAAAAAAGAGGAGCTGATCGCGGATAGTTCGACTATCTTCAGCGATGATGAGACAAGGTTTTTGGATCATGAAGGGAAACCTCAGCCAGCGTTATTAGAAGCAGGTGCCTGGAGTTAAACAGTTCTGAACAAGCTCACATTTGCTCACCTGGCCATCCTGTGCGGTGGAAACACCCGAGCCCGTGGTCAGAGCATCATAAACACATTGAAGGCCGAGCGCCTGGCAGGCCGCACCCGATCCGCAGGCCGGGGTTGACGAGCAGCCGGCGTCAGCATTTTGATTGAACTTGGCCAGCTGCGCTTCGATCGCGTTCAGATCGCTGCCTGTGCCGGTGACATCGAGCAACTTGCAGTTCGCGGTGGCTTCCAGGAT contains:
- a CDS encoding response regulator encodes the protein MIQKPCLIIAEDSRTIRDQLLFFLKLPELDVLPAEDGLEALALFDANQDRVRMVLTDIHMPNLEGLELSRILREDRRFTGPIIVLTQQGDNAMIKRAKELGVNGWLIKPFKGDELLQIIKRVLLDHEKKKEVI